ATGGGCGGCAGCCTCACCGCCGAGGACACGCCCGGCGGCGGCCTGACCATGGTCCTCTCCCTGCGGGCGGCAGGATCACGTCCGGAGGATCTCCACCCCGTACGACCGGAAGAACCGGAAAGGCAGGCCTCATGACCAGGGTGCTCGTGATCGACGACGAGCCGCAGATCGTGCGCGCCCTCGTGATCAACCTCAGAGCCCGCAAGTACGAGGTCGACGCCGCCCACGACGGCGCCACCGCCCTCCAGCTGGCCGCCGCCCGCCACCCCGACGTGATCGTCCTCGACCTCGGCCTGCCCGACATGGACGGCGTCGAGGTCATCCGCGGCCTGCGCGGCTGGACCCGGGTGCCGATCCTGGTGCTCTCCGCCCGGCACTCGTCCGACGAGAAGGTCGAGGCCCTGGACGCCGGCGCCGACGACTACGTCACCAAGCCGTTCGGCATGGACGAACTCCTCGCCCGGCTGCGCGCCGCCGTCCGCAGGGCCGAACCCGTCGGCGCGGGCGAGGACGACGTGACGACGGTGGAGACCGAGGGGTTCACCGTCGACCTCGCCGCGAAGAAGGTCAACCGCGGCGGCAGGGACGTCCGCCTCACCCCCACCGAGTGGCACCTCCTGGAGGTGCTGGTCCGCAACACCGGGCGGCTGGTCAGCCAGAAGCAGCTCCTCCAGGAGGTGTGGGGCCCCTCGTACGGCACGGAGACGAACTACCTGCGGGTCTACATGGCCCAGCTGCGCAGGAAGCTGGAGACCGACCCGTCGCATCCGCGGCACTTCATCACCGAACCGGGCATGGGGTACCGGTTCGAACGGTAGAGCGGTCGGTACGGCGCTGTCGGTGGGCCCCGGTACGCTTTCGGTATGAGTGGTGTCCCTCGTTCGGAGAAGCCGGTGGGCCGGTTCCGACGCATGCTCGACCGGCTCTCCACGTCCCAGGAGGAGCTGGAGTCGGAGGAGCTGCGGGAGGAGACCGAGACCTCCGGATGCACCCGGATCGGTGACTGCCACGACCGCCAGGTCGTCACCGTTACTGGTACCTTGCGCACGGTCACCCTGCGACCGCGTGCCGGGGTCCCGGCCCTGGAGGCCGAGCTGTTCGACGGCTCCGCCGCGCTGGACGTGGTGTGGCTCGGCCGGCGTTCCATCGTCGGCATAGAACCGGGGCGCAGGCTCATCGCGTCCGGCCGGATCGCGATGAGCAGAGGCCGCCGGGTGCTGTTCAACCCGAAATACGAACTGAAACCCCTCGGACGGGAGTAGCCGGTGACGTCGCTCGACAAGCCGACCGAAGACACTCAGGCCGACGACGCCAGGGCGGTGACCGAGGCCGCGCTGTTCGAGGCGTTCGGCGGGGTGCGGGGCATGGTCGAGACGGTCCTGCCCGGCCTCCTCTTCGTCACCATCTTCACCATCAACAAGAACCTCCACTGGTCGGCCATCGCCGCCCTGGTGGTGTCCCTGGCGCTGGTGGTGGTCCGCCTCGCGATGCGGGACACCGTGAAGCACGCCTTCAGCGGGGTCTTCGGCGTCGCCTTCGGTGTCGTCTTCGCGATGATGACCGGCAACGCCAAGGACTTCTACCTGCCGGGCATGCTCTACACCCTCGGCCTGGCGCTCGCCTACATCATCACCACCCTGTGCGGGGTGCCGCTGATGGGCCTGGTGCTCGGCCCGGTCTTCAAGGAGAACCTCTCCTGGCGCACCCGCAACCCCGGGCGCAAGAAGGCGTACGCGAAGGCCAGTTGGGCCTGGGGCCTGATCCTGCTCGCCAAGTGCGCGATCCTCTTCCCGCTGTACCTGTGGGCCGACACCGCCCAGCTCGGCTGGGTCCTGGTCGCCCTCAAGATCCCGCCGTTCCTGCTCGCCGTCTGGCTGACCTGGGTCTTCCTCGCGAAGGCGCCGGCCCCCATCGACGTGTTCGCGGAGATGGAGGCGCAGGAGAAGGCCGAGGAGGAGCGCAAGGCCGCCCTGGCCGCCGAGCGCGCCGAGACCGGCGACCTGACGGGCGACCCGACCGGCGGACGGCACCGCCGGGACCTGTAGCTCCGTAGCCCCGCAGCGCTGGAGCGAGGGGGTCACCCGTCCTTGCCCCGGGCGGGCGAGGACGGCCCCTCGCACCGGACGAGCAAGGACGGCACCCTCGCACCGGACGGACGACGGAAGGGCGCCCCTCATGTCGAGGGGCGCCCTTCGTCACACGGTCCGTGCCGCGGCCGTCACGTCTCGCGGCGCACCGACAGCAGGTCCTCCAACTGCTCCTCACGGGCCTGCGCCGCCACGAACAGCAGCTCGTCACCGGCCTCGAGGGAGTCGTCCTGGCTCGGCGTGAGGACACGGGTGCCGCGGATGATCGTCACCAGCGAGGTGTCCTCCGGCCACTCCACGTCACCGACCTGCGTCCCGGCGAGCGCCGACTCCTCCGGCAGGGTCAGCTCGACGAGGTTGGCGTCACCGTGGCTGAAGCGCAGCAGCCGGACCAGATCGCCGACGCTCACCGCCTCCTCGACCAGCGCCGACATCAGCCGCGGGGTGGAGACGGCGACGTCGACCCCCCAGGACTCGTTGAACAGCCACTCGTTCTTGGGGTTGTTGACGCGCGCGACGACCCGCGGGACGCCGTACTCCGTCTTCGCGAGCAGCGAGACGACCAGGTTCACCTTGTCGTCGCCGGTCGCGGCGATGACGACGTTGCAGCGCTGGAGCGCCGCCTCGTCGAGGGACGTGATCTCGCAGGCGTCGGCGAGCAGCCACTCCGCCCGCGGGACGCGCTCGACCGAGATCGCGGTCGGCGCCTTGTCGATGAGCAGGATCTCGTGACCGTTCTCCAGCAGCTCGCCCGCGATCGAGCGGCCCACCGCACCGGCACCGGCAATGGCGACCCTCATCAGTGACCGCCCTCCTCATCGGGACCCTTGGCGAACGACGCCTCGACCTTGTGGACCTCGTCCGTACGCATCATCACGTGCACCAGGTCGCCTTCCTGGAGCACCGTCTGCGACGACGGCAGGATCGCCTCGCCCAGCCGGGTCACGAACGCCACCCGCACGCCCGTCTCCTCCTGGAGCCTGCTGATCTTGTGACCGACCCAGGCCGACGACGTGTGCACCTCGGCGAGCTGCACCCCGCCCGTCGGGTCGCGCCACAGCGGCTCGGCCCCCGACGGGAGCAGCCGGCGCAGCATCTGGTCGGCGGTCCAGCGGACCGTGGCCACCGTGGGGATGCCGAGGCGCTGGTAGACCTCGGCGCGACGGGGGTCGTAGATCCGGGCCGCGACGTTCTCCACGCCGAACATCTCGCGGGCGACCCGCGCCGAGATGATGTTCGAGTTGTCACCGCTGGAGACGGCGGCGAAGGCACCGGCCTCCTCGATACCGGCCTCGCGGAGGGTGTCCTGGTCGAAACCGACACCGGTGACCCGACGGCCGCCGAACCCGGGACCCAGACGGCGGAAGGCGGTGGGGTCCCGGTCGATCACTGCGACCGTGTGCCCCTGTTGCTCCAGGGTCTGGGCGAGAGCGGAACCCACTCTGCCGCAGCCCATGATGACGATGTGCACGACCGTCCTTCCGGTGTCAAGAGATACTGCTCAGCCACATCAGGGTCTCAGACCGACGCCCAAGCTACACACGCGCGGTAAGACGTGGGCACCCCTGTGCGCGGTTGCCCCGGGGCCCCGGTGACGTCAGCGCCTGCTGATGCTGCGGACACTCGCCCGCGCGAGGAATCCGAGGCCGATGAGCGCCGCCACGGCACCGATCAACTCAGCTGGTGCGGGCATGGGGCCTCCGGGAGCGGTGAACGGGAAACGACGGCCGGGGGAGAACGCGGGAAACGACGGCCGGGGGACGCCGGAAACGACGGCTGGGGGGAACGCGGGAAACGACGGCCGGGGGGAACGCGCAGAACACAGGGAACCAGGGGACACAGGGAACTCGGGGAACTCGGGGAGTGCGGGGAACGCGGGGAGTGCGGGGAACGCGGGAGAACAGCGGGGGTCAGCCATCTAGGCACGGCCTCTGGCACGGGCGTCGGCGACCTGCGGAATCCGCGGCCGGGGCGGGCCCGATTTCACCCGGAGGGCAGATCTGGGGTGGCGGGTGGTTGGGCACCCGTTCGAACGCCTACCATGCTGCGTTGTGTCCAAACTGACCGACGTGCCCAAACGGATCTTGATCGGGCGCGCACTGCGCAGCGACCGGCTGGGGGAGACCCTCCTGCCGAAGCGCATCGCCCTCCCGGTCTTCGCCTCCGACCCGCTGTCCTCCGTCGCGTACGCGCCAGGAGAGGTGCTGCTGGTCCTGTCCATCGCGGGCGTGTCGGCGTACCACTTCAGCCCCTGGATCGCCCTCGCGGTGGTCGTCCTCATGTTCACGGTGGTGGCGTCCTACCGGCAGAACGTGCACGCCTACCCGAGCGGCGGCGGCGACTACGAGGTGGCCACCACCAACCTCGGCCCCCGGGCCGGCCTCACCGTGGCCAGCGCCCTGCTCGTCGACTACGTCCTCACGGTCGCCGTCTCCATCGCCTCAGGCATCGAGAACCTCGGCTCAGCGATCCCGTTCGTCGTCGAGCACAAGGTGCTCTGCGCCGTCGCCGTCATCGTGCTGCTCACGCTGATGAACCTGCGCGGGGTCAAGGAGTCCGGGAAACTCTTCGCGATCCCGACGTACGTCTTCGTCAGCGGCGTCTTCATCATGATCGCGTGGGGCGCGTTCCGCGGCCTGGCCCTCGGGGACACCATGCGGGCACCGACCGCCGAGTACACGATCAAGCCCGAACACCAGGGCCTGGCCGGTTTCGCGCTCGTCTTCCTGCTGCTGCGCGCCTTCTCCTCCGGCTGCGCGGCGCTCACCGGCGTCGAGGCGATCTCCAACGGCGTCCCGGCCTTTCGCAAGCCCAAGTCGAAGAACGCGGCGACCACGCTCGCCATGATGGGCCTGCTCGCCGTCACCATGTTCTGCGGCATCATCGTGCTGGCCCTGGTCACCAAGGTCAGGATGGCCGAGAACCCGGCGACCGACCTGCTCAGCCACGGGGTCGGCGTCGGCTCCGGATACGTCCAGAACCCGGTCATCACCCAGGTCGCCGAGGCCGTCTTCGGCAAGGGCAGCTTCCTGTTCGTGGTGCTGGCCGCGGCCACCGCGCTCGTCCTGTTCCTCGCCGCGAACACCGCGTACAACGGCTTCCCGGTGCTCGGCTCGATCCTCGCCCAGGACCGCTACCTGCCCCGCCAGCTGCACACCCGCGGCGACCGCCTCGCGTTCTCCAACGGCATCGTGCTGCTGGCCGGCGCGGCGATGCTGCTGGTCGTCATCTACGGCGCCGACTCGACCCGGCTGATCCAGCTGTACATCGTCGGCGTCTTCGTGTCCTTCACGCTCAGCCAGATCGGCATGGTCCGGCACTGGAACCGGCACCTGGCCTCCGAGCGCGACGCCGCGACCCGCCGCCACATGGTCCGCTCCCGGGCGATCAACACCTTCGGCGCGTTCTTCACCGGCCTGGTGCTGGTCGTCGTCCTGGTCACCAAGTTCACCCACGGCGCCTGGGTCGCCCTGCTCGGCATGGTCATCTTCTACGCGACGATGACGGCGATCCGTAAGCACTACGACCGGGTGGCCGCCGAGATCGTCGCCCCCGAGGAGCCGGGCGACGACAGCGTCAGGCCCTCCCGGATCCACTCGGTCGTCCTCATCTCCCGGATCCACCGCCCGACCCTGCGCGCCCTCGCCTACGCCAAGCTGATGCGCTCCGACACCCTGGAGGCGCTCACCGTCAACGTCGACCAGGCGGAGACGAAGGTGCTGCGCGCGGAGTGGGAACGGCGCGGGATAGACGTCCCGCTGAAGGTCCTCGACTCGCCCTACCGCGAGATCACGCGGCCGATCATCGAGTACGTCAAGAGCCTGCGCAAGGAGTCGCCGCGCGACGCGGTCTCCGTGATCATCCCCGAGTACGTGGTCGGCCACTGGTACGAACACCTGCTGCACAACCAGAGCGCGCTGCGCCTCAAGGGCCGGCTGCTCTTCACCCCGGGCGTCATGGTGACGTCCGTGCCGTACCAGCTCCAGTCCTCGGAGGCGGCCCGCAACCGGGCCCGCCGCCGCCAGGACTGGAACGCACCGGGTTCGGTACGGAGGGGACCTGCGGGGGAGCGGGGCGCGGGGGCGAGGGTTGGAGGTGCGGCGGGGCCTGCGGGTGCTGCGGGTGGTGCGGCGACATCGGGGCCTGCGGGTGCTGCGGGGATGTCGGGTAGCTCGGGGACCGCGGGTGGCGCGGGTGCCGGTGAGCGGGAGACGGAGAGCGGGGTCCGGGGGTAGGCGGAAGGGGGTGTCTCCTGGGCCGGGCGGGACGGGGGTACTACCGGGTCCGGGCGGATGGGGGAGTTGTCTCGGGGGCAGGGCAGGGCAGGGCAGGGGCGGGGCGGAGGCCGACGGTCCTGCGTGCCCCCTGTGCCCCCTGTGCCCCCTGCCCCCTGCCCCCTGCCCTCCCCCCTGCCCCTCTCCCGTGAGCGGGCGGGGGAGCTGGAGGCAGGAACTAGACTGGTGGGCTGTTGCCGCCGGGCCCGCCGAGCGGCCCGTCCCCCCTCTTGATCTGGAGTCACCCCGCCATGCAGGCAGAACCGAAGAAATCGCAGGCGGGGACAGCGCAGACGGCGTCCCTCGTGGGGCAGGAGTACGAGGTCGAGGTCGGGCCCGTCGCGCACGGCGGGCACTGCATCGCCAGGACCGACGAGGGGCAGGTCCTCTTCGTCCGGCACGCGCTGCCCGACGAGCGGGTCGTGGCGCGGGTGACCGAGGGCGAGGAAGGTGCCAGGTTCCTGCGCGCCGACGCCGTCGAGATCCTCACGCCGTCCAAGGACCGCGTCGAGGCGCCCTGCCCGTACGCGGGCCCCGGCCGCTGCGGCGGCTGCGACTGGCAGCACGCCAAGCCGGGAGCGCAGCGCAGGCTGAAGGGCGAGGTCGTCGCCGAGCAGCTGCGCCGGCTCGCGGGCCTGACGCCCGAGGAGGCCGGCTGGGACGGCACGGTCATGCCCGCCGAGGGCGACAAGCTGCCGGCCGGCCAGGTGCCGCAGTGGCGGACGCGGGTGCAGTACGCCGTGGACGCGGACGGCAACGCCGGTCTGCGCCGGCACCGCTCGCACGAGGTGGAGCCCGTCGAGCACTGCATGATCGCGGCGCCCGGTGTCAGCGAGCTGGGTGTCGAGGACCGCGACTGGTCCGGCATGGCCTCGGTGGAGGCGATCTCCGCGACCGGCTCGCAGGACCGCATGGTCATCCTCGAACCCCGCCCCGGCGCCCGCCTGCCCCTGGTGGAACTGGACCGTCCGGTCTCCGTGATGCGCGTCGAGGAGCACGACGGCGGTATCCACCGCGTCCACGGCCGCGCGTTCGTGCGTGAGCGGGCCGACGGCCGCACCTACCGGGTCGGCAGCGGCGGCTTCTGGCAGGTCCATCCCCAGGCCGCCGACACCCTCGTCAAGGCGGTCATGCAGGGGCTGCTGCCGCGCAAGGGTGACATGGCGCTCGACCTGTACTGCGGTGTCGGGCTCTTCGCCGGTGCCCTCGCCGACCGCATCGGCGACCAGGGCGCGGTCCTGGGCATCGAGTCGGGCAAGCGCGCGGTCGAGGACGCGCGGCACAACCTGTCCGGATTCGACCGCGTCCGCATCGAACAGGGCAAGGTCGAGACGGTCCTGCCGCGCACGGGCATCAGCGAGGTCGACCTCATCGTCCTCGACCCGCCGCGCGCGGGAGCGGGCAAGCGGACGGTGGAACACCTGGCGTCACTGCGGGCACGGAAGATCGCGTACGTGGCGTGCGATCCCGCCGCGCTGGCACGGGACTTGGGGTACTTCAGGGACGGGGGGTACCGGGTGCGGACTCTTCGGGCGTTCGATCTGTTTCCTATGACGCATCACGTGGAGTGCGTCGCCATCCTTGAACCGATCGCGAAGGGCGCCTGACCTGCGTTTTTGTGCTTGCGCATTGTGGGTGGTGCGGGCGTCGTGGGCGATATCTTGACGCTCGTGACGCTCAAATGACGCTCGTTCTGATGGGGCGTCAGGTGTGCTGCGTCGCTGGTCGACTGGCCGGATAGAGGGGCCCGTGAGGCAGAGGCGCCGGAGACTTTGGTGTCCATCAGTCTGGTGTGTGCCGGGACTCTACGCGGTGCGTCGTTCGAGGTAGATGGACGTGAACACGGCGACCTTGGCGCGCAGGGCCCAGGGGTCGAAGGGCTTGCTGATGTAGTCGACGGCGCCGGCCGCGTATCCGCGGGCGGAGTGTTCGGAGTCCACGCCCATGGCGGTCAGGAAGATGATGGGGACGTCCCGGGTCCGAGGCCGACGCTTGATGTGAGCGCAGGTCTCGTAGCCGTCCATCTCCGGCATCTGCACGTCCATGATGATGACCGCGAAGTCGTCGTGGTCGAGCAGTGCCTTGAGCGCCTCCCGGCCGGAAGAGACGGTCACGAGCTCCTGGTCGAGCGTCGCGAGAACCGCGGTCATGGCGAGCAGGTTGTCCGGCTGATCGTCCACGACGAGGATCTTGGGCATGCTCTGTGACACGGTGGGCAGCCCGGCCGTTGTGGTTGCCTGCTCGACGGCGGTCAGCTGGCGTTCGAGCAGATCGCAGCGGTCCTCCGCCGCGGCACGTTGTGCCTGGGCCTCCCGAAGGTCCGCTCCAAGTCGTTCGACTTCCTGCTGTAGTTCGTCGCGTTCGGCGATGAGGTCGGAAACGTCCGGGTGTGCCGACGCCAGCTCGTCCGCTCGCTTGCGTGCCGCAACGCGGTCCGCCTTCAACTGGTTGAGCCGTGTCTCAAGGTCGGCGATCCGCTGCGTCCGGTCCAGCAGCGCGTCGCCCAGGACGTCACCGCGGACGCTTGACCGCCTGGAGACCCGGTCGGCGTCGGCCAACTGCTGCTCCAGAATCTGCACGGCGTGCTTGGGGGAGGACGCAGCGTCCACTGCCTTTCCGTACAGACCACGCACCAGTTCAATGGCCTCGGTGGTGACCGCCGTCCCGCGGTACTCGGCTACGTCCGCGAACAGGTCACTGATCACTTGCCAGGGAGGTAACCGGGTACCGTTCAGGTAGCGCGAGACAGTGCCCGGGTCGAGCCTGCGCCGCGCCGCGTATCGCCGCACGGAGACGTGCAAGCCTTCGAACAGTTTCCGCAAGGCCAGGGCGAGTGCGCGTGAGGCGTCGTGGAGGTCGTCCCCCAGCGGCCGCAGCTCAGCCATTGTTCTCTCCCTCTCCCATGCCGGGGCTCGAAGGTCCCGAGGGCCGCATCGCGGTGGCGTCGGAGTCGATGAGGCGGTTGAAGAACGGGACCGCCATCCCCGCAGCGGCGAGCCCGGCGAGCAGGCTGTGCGGTGTGTTCTCCCCCGCCAGTGACGTCAGCGCGCCGACCACCACGCCGGCCAGCGTGGCGAGGAGGAACACCAGAGTCGATCTCAGCGACAGCAGAGGACGGTCCACCACGGACTCCATTCGTTCAACCCAATGCGGGGGTACGGGTTTTGTCACCGACCCACCCACCCAGCGGATTGCGGAAGGGGGAGTCCAGAATGAACGAGCTTTGGGGTGTTGCAGCCGCGATCGGAGAAAGAGGGCGATGCAGCCTTCCGCTGCAACGTTCCGGCACTCCGTTCCTGCGATGTACTGGCTGGTCAAGAGGTTGGTGCTACCGCACGTTGCCGAATGTTGCTCTGCAACGCTGCTGGGATGCGCTGCAACGCGGCGGGTGCCTCCACTCCGCCCGGACGGGTGGCCGGTGCCCCGTCTGATCGGAACGGCTCGCGCAGTGGGCAGTTGGGGGCGTGGCCTGGTCGAGGGCTGGTCCAACTGCCGCTGGCGGCCCTGGTCGTTGCAGTGGCCCTCGACGCGCTGTGCGAACTTCTTCAGCGCCATGCTCTGCTGGCCGGACCTGGTACTCCCGCACGGGGACCGGTCGTGCGGCACGGTGTCGATCCCGTGCCTCGTGGAAGTGCTCTCCACCACCGGTGATCCGCTTGAAGGCTTACGCAGCGGCGTAGTTGAGTGTCGGTGTTGGCAGCGGAGACGCCGATCAAAAGGGGCAGACCGGTCCGCTCGGTGATCAAGTGCAGCTTCGAGTGCGCGGTTCTGGCGCGGGCCTCGTCGGCGACGACCCGCCAAGCTCCACGGCGACAGAGGGCACGACTACGGCCACCCGCGCCGATGGCCGCGCTCGCGGAACATCGCCCCCGCGCATCGCTCGCAAGGGCATCGAACCCTCCCGGCGGCTGAGCCGTCACCGCTGGACTGTGGAGAGAACGGTGGCCTGGCTTCCGGACGCCGCCGCTACGAGCGCGAGGCGGCCCGCTTCCTCGCCTTCGTCGGCATCGCGGTCGGCCTCATCTGCTGTCGCAGGCTCGGCGGCCTTGCCCCGCGGTAATTCGATGGCGCGTGCGGAACGGTGTGTCCACTCTGGTCACCGTGGCAGAACCCAAATACCAGATTCGAGCCCTGCACACGGACTCCACGGTCACTGTCTACCAGGCGTACACCCCGGAGATTGGCCTCTCGGCGGCCCAGGAAGGCCGTTTCCCCGCCCTGTGGCAGCGGGACCGGATGACATGGATCAAGCCGTCGTTCCTGTGGATGATGTACCGCTGCGGGTGGGGCACCAAAGAAGGACAGGAGACCGTCCTCGCCGTCGAGATCTCCCGTGACGGCTTCGAGTGGGCACTCGAACACGCCTGCCTGTCCCATTACGAGCATGGGCTCCACGCCGACCGTGCCACGTGGAAGCGCCTGTCGAAGCGGGCTCCGGCCCGGGTGCAGTGGGACCCCGAACGCGACCTGAGCCTTCGGCCACTCGCCTACCGGTCGCTCCAACTCGGCCTCGCCGGCGAAGCCGCACGACTCTACGCCGATGAATGGACCGTCTCCATCACCGACGTCACATCGCTCGCCCACACGATCCACGCGCAGATACGAGACGGAGACCTGGACACCGCACGGCAACTCCTGCCCCGTGAACGTCCCTACCCCGTGAGCGACGGAGCCCTGACTCATCTACGTCAATGAGCCCGTTTGCCGATCGAGGTGACCTCTACGTCGAGGCCGGACCGGAATGACCCGGTGGGTCTTGTGGCGCGGTCGGCAGGTTCGTGTTCCTTGTCGTCATCCTGTAGGCCGTGTCGCAGATGGAGGTGCGACCACGGATGGGTTGAGGCGGGCGAAGCCCTCCTGGCGTTGGTAGGGGAAGTAGGGGTAGGGCGCTGTTCTGTCGCTCGCCGCGTCGAGTTTGGCCGTCTGGTCGGGTGTGAGTGTCCAGCCGACGGCGCCGAGGTTCTGGCGGAGCTGGTGCTCGTCACGGGCGCCGATGATGACGGAGGAGACGGTCGGCCGCTGGAGCAGCCAGTTGAGGGCGATCTGCGGAATGGTCTTGCCGGTCTCCTGGGCGATCTCGTCGAGGGCGTCGACCACGCGGTAGAGGTGTTCGTCCTCGACCGGCGGGCCGTAGTCCGCGGTGCGGTGCAGGCGGCTGTTGGCCGGGAGCGGTTGGCCGCGACGGACTTTGCCGGTGAGCCGTCCCCAGCCGAGCGGGCTCCAGACGAGGGCTCCGAGTCCCTGGTCGAGCCCGAGGGGCATCAGCTCCCACTCGTAGTCGCGGCCGATGAGCGAGTAGTAGACCTGATGGGCGACATAGCGCGGGTGACCGTATCTCTCCGAGATCGAGAGGGACTTCATCGCCTGCCAGCCGGAGAAGTTGGAGATGCCGAGGTAGCGGACCTTCCCCGCGCGTACGAGGTCGTCGAGTGTGGCCAGGACTTCCTCGATCGGCGTGTCGGCGTCGAAAGCGTGCAACTGGAACAGGTCGATGTGGTCGGTGCCGAGCCGGCGCAGGGCGTCCTCGCACGCGGTGATCAGGCGCGAACGGGAGGAGCCCGCGTCGCCCGGTCCGTCACCCATCGGCAGGCTGGTCTTGGTGGACACGATCACCTGGTCCCTGCGCCCTTTGATCGCTTCGCCCAGCACCTCCTCGGAGGCCCCGCCGGAGTAGACGTCGGCGGTGTCGAACATGGTGATCCCGGCGTCCAGGCAGATGTCCACGAGACGGCGTGCTTCGCGCGCGTCGGTGGTGCCCCAGGCACCGAACAGCGGTCCTTGGCCGCCGAAGGTGCCGGCGCCGAAGCTCAGTGCTGGGACCTTGAGGCCGGATGCGCCAAGCCGTCTGTACTCCATGGCTGTTCCTCTCTCGCCGCCCGACTGGCTAATGGGCTTGCAGTTCCGTTAGTGTTTCCTCAACGTAGCAGGTGTGAGCGATTAATGAAACTGGAGTCCCGTTATGGGGTTTGAGGGTGCGGATCCCGGGACCGTCCGTCCTGGCGGGCGTACGGCGCGGGTGCGGGAGTCGGTGCTGCGAGCGGCTGGGGACGCCCTGGCGGAGCAGGGCTTCGCCCGACTGGACCTCGCTGACGTCGCGCGCCGCGCCGAGGTGGGCAAGACCACCGTCTACCGCCGCTGGGGAACGGTGACCGGCCTGGTGGCCGATCTGCTGCTGGACATGGCCGAGCAGTCGCTGCCGCGCACCGAGACCGGCTCACTGCTCGGTGACCTCACGGCCAACGCCCGGCTCGTGCAGCGCACGTTGGCCGATCCGCGGCAGGGAGCGCTGTTCAAGGCGGTGATCGCCGCCGCCACCTGCGAGGCGAAGACCGCCGAGGCCCTGCACCGCTTCTACGACATCCGCGTCAACGAGTGGGCGCCCTGCGTCCAGCAGGCCATCGACCGGGGCGAGGTGCCCGAAGGCACCGATGTCCACGAGGTCGTCCGCGCCGTCTCCGCCCCCCTCTACTACCGTCTGCTGACCAGCGGCGACCGCCTCGACGAAGCCGCCGCGGACCGAGCCGCCACGGCCGCCGCGGCTGCGGCGCGGGCGGGAGCGTATCTGCGGGGCGACGCAGGTCGCGCTTGACCGGCTTTCCACGGCCGTCGCTGCGCGCGGCCCGTTGTCACCGTCACCGTCACCGTCACCGTGCCCGTCACCGTCCCCGTGCTCGTCTCCGTCCCCCACCCCGTCC
The sequence above is a segment of the Streptomyces griseoviridis genome. Coding sequences within it:
- a CDS encoding DUF3159 domain-containing protein — encoded protein: MTSLDKPTEDTQADDARAVTEAALFEAFGGVRGMVETVLPGLLFVTIFTINKNLHWSAIAALVVSLALVVVRLAMRDTVKHAFSGVFGVAFGVVFAMMTGNAKDFYLPGMLYTLGLALAYIITTLCGVPLMGLVLGPVFKENLSWRTRNPGRKKAYAKASWAWGLILLAKCAILFPLYLWADTAQLGWVLVALKIPPFLLAVWLTWVFLAKAPAPIDVFAEMEAQEKAEEERKAALAAERAETGDLTGDPTGGRHRRDL
- a CDS encoding potassium channel family protein, which produces MHIVIMGCGRVGSALAQTLEQQGHTVAVIDRDPTAFRRLGPGFGGRRVTGVGFDQDTLREAGIEEAGAFAAVSSGDNSNIISARVAREMFGVENVAARIYDPRRAEVYQRLGIPTVATVRWTADQMLRRLLPSGAEPLWRDPTGGVQLAEVHTSSAWVGHKISRLQEETGVRVAFVTRLGEAILPSSQTVLQEGDLVHVMMRTDEVHKVEASFAKGPDEEGGH
- a CDS encoding APC family permease; translated protein: MSKLTDVPKRILIGRALRSDRLGETLLPKRIALPVFASDPLSSVAYAPGEVLLVLSIAGVSAYHFSPWIALAVVVLMFTVVASYRQNVHAYPSGGGDYEVATTNLGPRAGLTVASALLVDYVLTVAVSIASGIENLGSAIPFVVEHKVLCAVAVIVLLTLMNLRGVKESGKLFAIPTYVFVSGVFIMIAWGAFRGLALGDTMRAPTAEYTIKPEHQGLAGFALVFLLLRAFSSGCAALTGVEAISNGVPAFRKPKSKNAATTLAMMGLLAVTMFCGIIVLALVTKVRMAENPATDLLSHGVGVGSGYVQNPVITQVAEAVFGKGSFLFVVLAAATALVLFLAANTAYNGFPVLGSILAQDRYLPRQLHTRGDRLAFSNGIVLLAGAAMLLVVIYGADSTRLIQLYIVGVFVSFTLSQIGMVRHWNRHLASERDAATRRHMVRSRAINTFGAFFTGLVLVVVLVTKFTHGAWVALLGMVIFYATMTAIRKHYDRVAAEIVAPEEPGDDSVRPSRIHSVVLISRIHRPTLRALAYAKLMRSDTLEALTVNVDQAETKVLRAEWERRGIDVPLKVLDSPYREITRPIIEYVKSLRKESPRDAVSVIIPEYVVGHWYEHLLHNQSALRLKGRLLFTPGVMVTSVPYQLQSSEAARNRARRRQDWNAPGSVRRGPAGERGAGARVGGAAGPAGAAGGAATSGPAGAAGMSGSSGTAGGAGAGERETESGVRG
- a CDS encoding OB-fold nucleic acid binding domain-containing protein yields the protein MSGVPRSEKPVGRFRRMLDRLSTSQEELESEELREETETSGCTRIGDCHDRQVVTVTGTLRTVTLRPRAGVPALEAELFDGSAALDVVWLGRRSIVGIEPGRRLIASGRIAMSRGRRVLFNPKYELKPLGRE
- a CDS encoding response regulator, translated to MTRVLVIDDEPQIVRALVINLRARKYEVDAAHDGATALQLAAARHPDVIVLDLGLPDMDGVEVIRGLRGWTRVPILVLSARHSSDEKVEALDAGADDYVTKPFGMDELLARLRAAVRRAEPVGAGEDDVTTVETEGFTVDLAAKKVNRGGRDVRLTPTEWHLLEVLVRNTGRLVSQKQLLQEVWGPSYGTETNYLRVYMAQLRRKLETDPSHPRHFITEPGMGYRFER
- a CDS encoding potassium channel family protein → MRVAIAGAGAVGRSIAGELLENGHEILLIDKAPTAISVERVPRAEWLLADACEITSLDEAALQRCNVVIAATGDDKVNLVVSLLAKTEYGVPRVVARVNNPKNEWLFNESWGVDVAVSTPRLMSALVEEAVSVGDLVRLLRFSHGDANLVELTLPEESALAGTQVGDVEWPEDTSLVTIIRGTRVLTPSQDDSLEAGDELLFVAAQAREEQLEDLLSVRRET
- a CDS encoding class I SAM-dependent RNA methyltransferase, whose protein sequence is MQAEPKKSQAGTAQTASLVGQEYEVEVGPVAHGGHCIARTDEGQVLFVRHALPDERVVARVTEGEEGARFLRADAVEILTPSKDRVEAPCPYAGPGRCGGCDWQHAKPGAQRRLKGEVVAEQLRRLAGLTPEEAGWDGTVMPAEGDKLPAGQVPQWRTRVQYAVDADGNAGLRRHRSHEVEPVEHCMIAAPGVSELGVEDRDWSGMASVEAISATGSQDRMVILEPRPGARLPLVELDRPVSVMRVEEHDGGIHRVHGRAFVRERADGRTYRVGSGGFWQVHPQAADTLVKAVMQGLLPRKGDMALDLYCGVGLFAGALADRIGDQGAVLGIESGKRAVEDARHNLSGFDRVRIEQGKVETVLPRTGISEVDLIVLDPPRAGAGKRTVEHLASLRARKIAYVACDPAALARDLGYFRDGGYRVRTLRAFDLFPMTHHVECVAILEPIAKGA